The following proteins come from a genomic window of Vicinamibacterales bacterium:
- a CDS encoding branched-chain amino acid aminotransferase: MLATIPITKTTSSRLTPELRDKSAFGAVFSDHMLIADWSHGKWGDPKIVPYGPQMLAAAPAVAHYGQGIFEGFKAFPRPGGSAAVFRPQANHARMGRSCQRMAMPEVPASIFIDGTMALVQLDRNWIPESEGAALYIRPVLFATGEPLGVRPSDTFRFVIETCPSGPYFSGAVDLIAEDTYVRAFPGGTGTAKCGGNYAGSMLAALEAQKKGFHNVLWLDGIERKYVEEAGLMNVVFVIDGTVVTPPLGGTILPGITRDSVLTLLRDMKAPIDERRISIDEVFEAHAKGTLQGAAGVGTAAVIAPLGRLRHKDREITVPALTPDSVLAKVGAELEGIRTGRIADRHGWLTMI, encoded by the coding sequence ATGCTTGCCACTATCCCGATTACCAAGACCACCTCGTCCCGCCTCACCCCGGAACTCCGCGACAAATCGGCGTTCGGTGCCGTGTTCAGCGATCACATGCTGATCGCCGACTGGTCCCACGGCAAATGGGGCGACCCGAAGATTGTCCCGTATGGCCCCCAGATGCTCGCCGCCGCGCCGGCGGTGGCGCACTACGGCCAGGGCATTTTCGAAGGCTTCAAGGCCTTCCCGCGGCCGGGCGGCAGCGCGGCGGTGTTCCGCCCGCAGGCCAACCACGCCCGCATGGGCCGGTCGTGCCAGCGGATGGCGATGCCCGAAGTGCCGGCCTCGATCTTCATCGACGGAACCATGGCGCTCGTGCAGCTCGACCGCAACTGGATTCCGGAAAGCGAGGGCGCGGCGCTCTACATTCGCCCCGTGCTGTTCGCCACCGGCGAGCCGCTGGGCGTGCGGCCGTCCGACACGTTCCGCTTCGTCATCGAGACCTGCCCCAGCGGCCCATATTTCTCCGGCGCGGTTGATCTGATCGCCGAAGACACCTACGTCCGCGCCTTCCCTGGCGGCACCGGCACCGCCAAGTGCGGCGGCAACTACGCCGGCAGCATGCTCGCCGCGCTCGAGGCGCAGAAGAAGGGCTTCCACAACGTGCTGTGGCTCGACGGCATCGAGCGGAAGTACGTGGAAGAGGCCGGGCTGATGAACGTGGTCTTCGTGATCGACGGCACGGTGGTCACGCCGCCGCTCGGCGGCACGATCCTCCCGGGCATCACGCGCGACAGCGTGCTCACGCTGCTCCGCGACATGAAGGCGCCGATCGACGAGCGCCGCATCTCGATCGACGAGGTGTTCGAGGCGCACGCCAAGGGCACGCTGCAGGGCGCGGCCGGCGTCGGCACGGCGGCGGTGATCGCGCCGCTCGGCCGCCTGCGTCACAAGGATCGCGAGATCACCGTCCCGGCTTTGACCCCCGACTCGGTGCTCGCGAAGG